CCTGCTCAAACGAAGCCAGCACCACCTGCCGATAGCCGGCATCGGCAGCCTGCAACGCCTGCCGCGACGCAGAACGGCGGAAATACAGGGTGCCGCCTTCAAACAGTGGGGCCACGAGGTTCACCCCCACGCTCCAGGTGCCGGCTTTCGCACCAAAGAGGTCAGCGCTTCGGCCGCTCATCCGGGCATAGTCTGCGCTGAGGGTCAGACTGGGCAGCATCGCCGCCGTTGCAACACCCACCTCGGCGCTGGCCTGGTGCAGGCGCGCCTGTGCGGCCAGAACGTCGGGCCGCTGGCGCACCAGTTCAGACGGCACCAGGCTGGGCAGATCCGCCGGCAATTGCAGCCCGTTGAGCGCCACGTCTACGGCATCTGCCTCGGAAGGAAATCGGCCAGTCAAGACGGCCTGCAGATGCGCAGCCTGGTCACGCTTCTGCTCCAGCGGCGGCAGCGATGCTTCCAACGACGCCAATTGCGCAGCAAGGCTCAACTCGCTGGCATGCGCCACGACGCCGGCTTCGACCTGCGCGTGTGCAATCTCCATCTGCTCTCGCACCACGGCAATCAGGCTGCGCGTGGTGTCGATCTGCGCCCGATAGGCAGCATGCGCGATCACCGCGTTCACCAGATTGCCGGTCGAGGCGAGGTAGGCGGCGGCCACCGCATACCTTTGTCCCTCCGCTTGCGCAGCCAGGGCTTCCACGGCACGCCGATTGCCGCCAAAGAGATCGACCGCATAGCTGATGGATGCGCCGAGTGTCCACAGCGTAAAAAGGCTTGGCACCCCGGTCTGCCCGAGCCGGGCGGGCACCGCTGCCTGACGTGACACATCGGCCGATCCAGCCACCTGCGGGTAGAACACGCCCGCGCCGGCTCGCAACAGGTCTTGCGCGGCACGCAGGTTGGCTTGCGCCTGCTGCAGGCCGGGGTTGGCCGTAATGGCGGCTTCCATGGCCAGATCAAGCGCGGGACTACCGAGAGCGTGCCACCAGTCTGCCGGCACGGTTGCCGCCGTGAAGCGCTGCGCAACGCCGTCTGCCGAGGTGGCCTGCGCAACTTCACCGTCACGAAGATAGCGATCGACGCCAGGCGCCGGCGGTGCATGAAAATCCGGCCCGACGGCGCAGCCCGGAACCACAAGCGCGACGCCTATCGCCCACGCCGCCGCTTTCACGACGCCCCCTGCAGGTAGACGTCGACCAGTTGGCCCGGATAGACGGCCAGCTTGTCAGGCTGCTTGAAACGGAAAAGCAACGGCAGCACGCGCACATCCACGCGTTCGGCGCGCTGGTCGGACAACTGAATCTTGGGCGACACGTACGGCTGCACGCGCACGAATTCCAGCGGCACGCTAACGTCGGTGCCGCGCACGAACATGCGTGCCTGCACCGTGCCGGGCGGAAGGCGGTGCACCAGAATCTCATCCACATACACGCGCACGGCCAGCTTGTTCTGCCCGGCGCTCATCGTGACGAGTGGCACGTTGGCCCGCGTGTAGGCGTCATAGGTGCCCTGTGGCGATACATAGCCGCCAATTGCTGTATTGACGGACATGACAACACCGTCTATCGGCGCCCGCACGGCATACTTTTCGAGCAGCGCTGCCGCCGCCGCCGCGCCCTTCTGCAAGGCATCGCGCTGTTTTTGCAGCGTGCGGATGTCATAGCTCCAGGCGCCGGCGCGCGTCAGGTCGTACTGACGCTGGGCAACAACGAGATTGCCGTGTGCCACCCGTACCGCGTTGGCAGCGTTGTCGATTGCATCACGACTGACTGCCTTGGGATTGAGCCGGGCGGCCGCTTCAAGCTTGTCCAACTGATCCTGCACGGTGCGCAAGCCGGCATCTGCGGCACCCACCTGTGCACGCGTGACCTCCAGCGCTTCCCTGCGCGGTTGGGCCAGCAGCGCGTTCAACTGCGCATCGACGGCATCCGCTTGCGACTGCTGCTGTGCCGTCAGGGCGCGCTGCACGGAATCTTCGATCTGGATCAGCACATCGCCGCGCTTGACCGCCTGCCCTTCTTGCACGGCGATGCGCGCGACGGTGCCCGACACCTCGGCATACAGGTTCAGGTTGGCACCGCTGGGCTGATCGCTTTCGACGATGCCGTTGGCGTAGATGCCCGTCGCGTACGGATTGGCTGCGGGCTGGAAGACGGGTGGCAACGGCGGGCGCTGCCGTGCGTAGTAGATCGCCGCGCCAATCCCCGCCAGCGCGCCGATCACAGAGAGCACAAACAACCATCGGATCTTCATCGCATCGCTCCGTGTTCAATGCGGCTCAGCTTGCCGTCCTCCATGTCGAGGATGCGGCTGGCCAGGTCGAGGATGCGCGCGTCGTGCGTCACGATCACGATACAGCGGTGCGCGTTCAGGATCTCCGTCTTCACGAACTGCATGATGGAACGGCCGGTGTCGCCATCCAGCGATGCGGTGGGCTCATCCAGGATCAGGATGTCGGGCTGCGTGACGATGGCGCGCGCAATGGCCACGCGCTGCTGCTCGCCGCCGCTGAGCTTGACCGGCGGCAACTGGGCGCGGTTCTTCAGCCCGACGACATCGAGGTAGTGCATGGCCTGATCGAGCGCGGTGTCCCAGGCCACATGCCGCAGGATCAGCGGGATGGCGACGTTCTCGACCGTGGTGAGGCGCGGGAACAGGTGGTAATCCTGAAACACGAAGCCGATCCTGCCCAGGCGGAAATCGGCCAGCGCGTCGGCGCCCAGGCTCCAGATGTCGACCCCGTCCACCATCGCGCGGCCGCCATCCGGGCGCAGGATGCCCGATATCACGCTCAGCAGCGTGGTCTTGCCGCTGCCCGACGGTCCGACGATGAACAGCATCTCGTTGAACCCGGCCTCGAAACTGACCTGCATGAGCGCGCGCGTACGCGCTTCGCCCTCGCCGAACCATTTATCGAGGGCCTGAGCGGCAATGGCGACGTTGGCCACAATCAACCCCGGAAGATATCGAAGGGCTCGATGCGAAGCACTTTGCGCACCCCGATGTAGCCCGATATGCCGGCAATCACGATCACCATGGCCAGCGCCAGCATCAGATTGGCGAAGGTGATCATGGCTGCGTAGTCCGGAATGCGAAGACGCACCAGTGCGATCGACGCGGCGCATAGGCCGATCCCCAGCCCGTAGCCCACCAGCGCCACGAACGTAGCCTGGAAGACGATCATCGTGACCAGTTCGCGCCCCTTGGCCCCGATGGCCTTGAGCGCGCCAAAGCGCTCCAGGTTCTCCAGGATGAATGTGTAGAACGTCTGCCCAGAGATCGACAACCCCACCACGAAGCTGATCACGGTCATCAGCAGGATGTTGGTACCAAGCCCGGTCTGGTAGGTATAGAAGTGAGAGATACGGCCGATGAACTCTTCCCTGGTCAGGGCGCGATAACCGAGCCGGTCGACCGCACGTTCGATCGCCGCAATGTCGGCCTCGGTCTTGGGCTCGATCAGGATGTACGACATCGTGTAGCGCGTACTCGGCAGGTATTGCACAGCGCGGCGGTACGTTGTGTACAGGGTGGGCACACCAAACAATCCGCTGGACGCCACCTCGCCAATGCCGACGATCACCCCTCGATGGTCATTGACTTCGAATTCCGTGCCGATATGCGGGTTTTCCAGCTTTCCGAACTCGGCGTCCTGGATGACGATGAAGGCGTTCTCGCCGTACAGATCCTGGATACGGCCACTGAGCATGCGAGGGCGGCCGAACAGGCTGGTGTCGTCGATGCCGACGACGGTCACGGGCTGATAGGAGCCGCTGCTCAGGCGCACGAGCGCGCCGCCTGAATAGAGCGGCACGGCAAACTTCACACCGTGAATGCTGCGTACCGCATCAAGGACGTAATCCGGCATGCCGATCGAGTTGGCCACGGTATTGACAGCCGGGTCCATGACCCACATCCGTGCGCCGATGTTGTACACGGCAGACGAAGACCGATTGAGCACGCCCGCAAACAGCGACGTCATCTCGATCATCAGAAACACGGCAAAGGTAATGCCGACCAGCAAGCCGCTCAGCTTGGCCTTGTCATTGACCAGCAGCTTGTAGGCGAGTTTGAGAATGGCTTGCACATGGCCCCCTTGGCCATGCACGGCAGACAGGGGTGCGCCCCGGGGTGATATCGACCGGCCGATGCATGTGCATCAACGATAGCGATTCGGGGGCAGCGG
Above is a genomic segment from Ralstonia pickettii containing:
- a CDS encoding efflux transporter outer membrane subunit, with product MKAAAWAIGVALVVPGCAVGPDFHAPPAPGVDRYLRDGEVAQATSADGVAQRFTAATVPADWWHALGSPALDLAMEAAITANPGLQQAQANLRAAQDLLRAGAGVFYPQVAGSADVSRQAAVPARLGQTGVPSLFTLWTLGASISYAVDLFGGNRRAVEALAAQAEGQRYAVAAAYLASTGNLVNAVIAHAAYRAQIDTTRSLIAVVREQMEIAHAQVEAGVVAHASELSLAAQLASLEASLPPLEQKRDQAAHLQAVLTGRFPSEADAVDVALNGLQLPADLPSLVPSELVRQRPDVLAAQARLHQASAEVGVATAAMLPSLTLSADYARMSGRSADLFGAKAGTWSVGVNLVAPLFEGGTLYFRRSASRQALQAADAGYRQVVLASFEQVADVLRALEHDAVQLDAQLRAQAAASAALDEINADYRAGVAGYLQVLSADQQYQQAVLGTQQVRAQRLQDTVALFLALGGGWRGASIETQWRDMYSKHPTDDDR
- a CDS encoding HlyD family secretion protein, which translates into the protein MKIRWLFVLSVIGALAGIGAAIYYARQRPPLPPVFQPAANPYATGIYANGIVESDQPSGANLNLYAEVSGTVARIAVQEGQAVKRGDVLIQIEDSVQRALTAQQQSQADAVDAQLNALLAQPRREALEVTRAQVGAADAGLRTVQDQLDKLEAAARLNPKAVSRDAIDNAANAVRVAHGNLVVAQRQYDLTRAGAWSYDIRTLQKQRDALQKGAAAAAALLEKYAVRAPIDGVVMSVNTAIGGYVSPQGTYDAYTRANVPLVTMSAGQNKLAVRVYVDEILVHRLPPGTVQARMFVRGTDVSVPLEFVRVQPYVSPKIQLSDQRAERVDVRVLPLLFRFKQPDKLAVYPGQLVDVYLQGAS
- a CDS encoding ABC transporter ATP-binding protein; this encodes MANVAIAAQALDKWFGEGEARTRALMQVSFEAGFNEMLFIVGPSGSGKTTLLSVISGILRPDGGRAMVDGVDIWSLGADALADFRLGRIGFVFQDYHLFPRLTTVENVAIPLILRHVAWDTALDQAMHYLDVVGLKNRAQLPPVKLSGGEQQRVAIARAIVTQPDILILDEPTASLDGDTGRSIMQFVKTEILNAHRCIVIVTHDARILDLASRILDMEDGKLSRIEHGAMR
- a CDS encoding ABC transporter permease, yielding MQAILKLAYKLLVNDKAKLSGLLVGITFAVFLMIEMTSLFAGVLNRSSSAVYNIGARMWVMDPAVNTVANSIGMPDYVLDAVRSIHGVKFAVPLYSGGALVRLSSGSYQPVTVVGIDDTSLFGRPRMLSGRIQDLYGENAFIVIQDAEFGKLENPHIGTEFEVNDHRGVIVGIGEVASSGLFGVPTLYTTYRRAVQYLPSTRYTMSYILIEPKTEADIAAIERAVDRLGYRALTREEFIGRISHFYTYQTGLGTNILLMTVISFVVGLSISGQTFYTFILENLERFGALKAIGAKGRELVTMIVFQATFVALVGYGLGIGLCAASIALVRLRIPDYAAMITFANLMLALAMVIVIAGISGYIGVRKVLRIEPFDIFRG